One part of the Caldisericum sp. genome encodes these proteins:
- the map gene encoding type I methionyl aminopeptidase, which yields MIVIKTRDEIEKMRKSGKILRLVLDMVKEKIEPGIKTIELDKAAEDMIYKLGGVPAFKGYRGFPNSLCISINDEVIHGIPGERIIKDGDVVKVDGGVILDGYYSDAAFTKIAGTPKSDTDVKLVDIVEKAFFEGISAISVGAHLYDIGYRIQKFVEGNGFSVLRDYTGHGIGRNLHEDPSVPNYGKPGTGIMLRAGMTLAIEPMITAGSYRVYTDKNGWTVKTVDGSNSAHFEHTIAIFEDHVELLTE from the coding sequence ATGATTGTGATTAAAACAAGAGACGAAATTGAAAAAATGAGAAAATCTGGTAAAATATTAAGATTGGTGTTAGATATGGTTAAAGAAAAAATTGAACCAGGTATAAAAACAATAGAACTTGACAAAGCAGCAGAGGATATGATTTATAAACTAGGTGGAGTCCCTGCTTTTAAGGGGTATAGAGGGTTTCCTAACTCACTTTGTATCTCCATAAACGATGAAGTTATACACGGGATTCCAGGGGAGAGAATTATCAAAGATGGTGACGTTGTTAAAGTTGATGGTGGAGTTATTCTTGATGGATACTATTCGGATGCTGCATTTACGAAGATTGCAGGTACTCCGAAAAGTGATACTGATGTAAAATTGGTTGATATTGTTGAAAAGGCGTTTTTTGAAGGTATTTCTGCAATAAGTGTTGGTGCTCATCTGTATGATATTGGATATAGAATACAGAAATTTGTAGAAGGTAACGGGTTCTCCGTTTTGAGAGATTATACAGGGCATGGTATTGGAAGAAATCTCCATGAAGATCCTTCTGTTCCGAATTATGGTAAACCGGGAACAGGGATTATGTTGAGAGCAGGCATGACTCTTGCAATCGAACCGATGATAACTGCTGGAAGTTACAGGGTCTACACTGATAAGAATGGTTGGACTGTAAAAACTGTAGATGGTTCTAACAGTGCACATTTTGAGCATACGATTGCGATTTTTGAAGATCATGTTGAACTTCTTACAGAATAG
- a CDS encoding adenylate kinase, translated as MKKHLVLLGPPGAGKDTQGKILSTKLNIPMISSGDLVRKEINDKTEFGLKFKELTENGNLVPDDFMNDFFAHVLDNFELKDGFILNGFPRTIKQAEFLDEYLKKRNASIDLVLFLNTDFDTLVKRLSGRRICRNCGAVYNVFFSPPKKDGICDVCGGELIQREDDKVDAVKTRISVYLKDTEPLLDFYEKKGILKSCDANNSPEVVTNVLLEAINDCD; from the coding sequence ATGAAGAAACACCTTGTTCTTCTTGGTCCCCCAGGGGCTGGAAAAGATACACAAGGTAAAATTCTTTCAACTAAGTTGAATATACCAATGATTTCTTCAGGTGATCTTGTAAGAAAAGAGATAAACGATAAAACTGAGTTTGGTTTGAAATTTAAAGAACTTACTGAAAATGGAAATCTTGTTCCTGATGATTTTATGAACGATTTTTTTGCACACGTACTTGACAATTTTGAACTCAAAGATGGCTTCATCTTAAACGGATTTCCCCGTACAATAAAGCAAGCGGAATTTCTCGATGAGTATCTAAAGAAAAGAAATGCAAGCATTGATCTTGTGCTTTTCCTTAACACAGATTTTGATACGCTTGTAAAAAGGCTATCAGGAAGAAGAATATGCAGAAATTGTGGTGCAGTGTATAATGTATTTTTCTCTCCTCCAAAGAAAGATGGCATTTGCGATGTATGTGGCGGAGAATTAATACAACGTGAAGATGATAAAGTTGATGCGGTTAAAACGAGAATCTCAGTGTATCTTAAGGATACCGAGCCGCTTCTTGATTTTTACGAAAAAAAAGGTATACTTAAAAGTTGCGATGCTAATAACTCCCCTGAAGTTGTTACAAATGTTTTGTTAGAGGCTATTAATGATTGTGATTAA
- the secY gene encoding preprotein translocase subunit SecY, whose protein sequence is MWETIRRAFKLKELRQRIYFTLFLFILFRLGTYIPVVGIDRTQIANLLSQGGFLALMDLFSGGGYTNFSIFALSVFPYINASIILQLLSYVIPSLEALVKEGGEEGQRKMAQYTRYLTVALAALQAFSVIVIFRNYLVNQSILLKLVIMASLIAGSYLVLWLGEIMTERGIGNGVSLIIFAGIISRIPVSFVEIGEKLSAGAVSIASVIGEFLAFLVLLVLVIFAYQSERRIPVQYAKRIVGRRVYGGQTTYIPLRLVQAGVLPIIFAVSFMAFPATIGQFFPNSWFTKHIATPIFGTPTSIWYNLIYFFLIVGFTFFYTEMTYDPIKLADDLKKYGGFIPGIRPGESTAQYIASVLRKITLPTSIFLGLVAIIPNLVFRRMTITSFVFGGTSLLIIIGVALETMREVEAYLLMRQYEGFLR, encoded by the coding sequence ATGTGGGAAACGATTAGAAGAGCGTTTAAGTTAAAAGAGTTAAGACAGAGAATTTACTTTACTCTCTTCTTATTCATCCTTTTCAGGCTTGGAACCTACATCCCAGTAGTAGGCATTGATAGAACGCAAATTGCAAATCTTCTTTCACAGGGTGGATTCCTAGCTTTGATGGACTTATTCTCTGGCGGTGGTTACACTAACTTCTCAATCTTTGCTCTTTCAGTTTTCCCATACATTAACGCATCGATTATCCTACAACTTCTTTCCTATGTAATCCCTTCTCTTGAAGCACTTGTAAAGGAAGGCGGAGAAGAAGGGCAACGGAAAATGGCTCAGTACACAAGATACCTTACAGTGGCTCTTGCAGCACTGCAGGCATTCTCTGTAATCGTTATTTTCAGGAATTACCTTGTCAATCAAAGCATACTTCTTAAACTTGTAATTATGGCAAGTCTTATTGCAGGGTCTTACCTTGTTTTGTGGCTTGGTGAGATAATGACGGAAAGAGGTATTGGCAATGGTGTTTCTCTTATAATTTTTGCAGGAATTATAAGTAGAATCCCTGTAAGTTTTGTTGAAATTGGTGAAAAATTATCAGCAGGTGCTGTAAGTATTGCAAGTGTTATAGGTGAATTTCTTGCATTCCTTGTCCTTCTTGTTCTTGTTATTTTTGCATACCAGTCGGAGAGACGTATTCCCGTGCAGTATGCAAAGAGAATTGTAGGAAGAAGAGTATACGGCGGACAAACAACATATATACCTTTAAGACTTGTCCAGGCGGGCGTTTTACCGATTATCTTTGCGGTTTCCTTTATGGCATTTCCCGCAACAATAGGACAGTTTTTCCCGAATTCGTGGTTTACTAAGCACATAGCGACACCCATCTTTGGTACACCAACAAGTATATGGTATAACCTAATTTACTTCTTCCTCATTGTCGGGTTTACATTCTTCTATACGGAGATGACTTATGACCCGATCAAGTTAGCAGACGACCTTAAAAAATACGGAGGCTTCATTCCTGGTATTAGACCTGGTGAATCAACTGCCCAGTATATTGCCTCAGTATTAAGAAAAATTACGCTTCCCACATCCATTTTCCTTGGGCTTGTTGCAATCATTCCAAACCTTGTATTCAGAAGAATGACCATTACTTCATTTGTTTTTGGTGGAACATCGCTTCTTATTATTATAGGTGTTGCTCTTGAAACTATGAGAGAGGTTGAAGCATATCTCCTTATGAGACAATACGAGGGCTTTTTGAGATGA
- the rplO gene encoding 50S ribosomal protein L15, with the protein MKVNDLKPKANSKKEKTRVGRGNGSGKGTYSTYGCKGQRSRSGGVKAKGFEGGQTPIYRRLPKYKGFKPLEREEYIEVNVDNLEKIAGNEKEINLNELLGGPVKVLGRGEISVSLVVKASKFSKQAKEKIEKAQGKAEVI; encoded by the coding sequence ATGAAGGTAAATGATCTCAAACCAAAGGCTAACTCAAAGAAGGAGAAGACCAGAGTCGGTCGTGGAAATGGTTCTGGCAAGGGTACATACTCTACTTATGGCTGCAAGGGACAAAGGTCCCGTTCAGGTGGAGTTAAAGCAAAAGGTTTTGAAGGCGGTCAAACTCCTATTTATAGAAGACTTCCTAAATATAAAGGATTCAAGCCTTTAGAAAGAGAAGAATATATTGAGGTTAATGTTGATAATCTTGAGAAAATTGCAGGAAACGAAAAAGAGATTAATTTGAATGAACTCCTTGGAGGTCCTGTTAAAGTTTTGGGAAGAGGGGAAATAAGTGTTTCTCTCGTTGTTAAAGCCTCCAAATTCTCAAAGCAAGCAAAAGAAAAGATAGAAAAAGCACAAGGGAAAGCCGAGGTAATCTAA
- the rpsE gene encoding 30S ribosomal protein S5, translating to MDRRTAEVKEFEESILQIDRVSKVVKGGKILRFRVAVVIGDKKGRVGVGIGKAREIPSAIQKAISDAKRNLVTVPLKNNTIPMRITAKKDTAHVFLAPAVQGTGLVAGRVVRMIAEKAGVQDLLSKSLGSSNPLNVAQATLKAFSDMEKIMRVNDLRKAKEGGKDEGK from the coding sequence ATGGATAGAAGAACAGCAGAAGTGAAAGAATTTGAAGAGTCAATTCTTCAAATCGATAGAGTTTCAAAAGTAGTAAAAGGTGGAAAAATTTTGCGTTTCAGAGTTGCAGTTGTTATTGGAGACAAGAAGGGTAGAGTTGGTGTTGGAATTGGAAAGGCAAGAGAAATTCCATCTGCAATTCAAAAGGCAATAAGCGATGCAAAGAGGAACCTTGTTACCGTTCCTTTGAAAAATAATACGATTCCCATGAGAATAACTGCTAAGAAAGACACTGCTCATGTGTTCCTTGCACCAGCAGTTCAGGGAACAGGACTTGTTGCAGGGAGAGTTGTGAGAATGATTGCAGAAAAAGCAGGTGTTCAAGATTTACTCTCCAAGTCTCTTGGCTCATCGAACCCATTAAACGTTGCCCAGGCGACATTGAAGGCGTTTAGTGATATGGAAAAGATCATGAGGGTGAACGATCTCCGAAAGGCAAAAGAAGGAGGCAAAGATGAAGGTAAATGA
- a CDS encoding 50S ribosomal protein L18, whose amino-acid sequence MIKITPRNELRKIRHKRIRRKVAGTASKPRLSVYISLKHVYAQLIDDETGRTLVSASTLDKELKETLKEKTLTEKAKAVGKLIAERALAKGISEAVFDRGGYQYHGRVKALADEARNAGLKF is encoded by the coding sequence ATGATTAAGATAACACCAAGAAACGAATTAAGAAAAATTAGGCACAAGCGAATTAGAAGGAAAGTTGCTGGGACTGCTTCTAAGCCAAGACTTTCCGTCTATATCAGTTTAAAACATGTTTACGCACAACTCATTGACGATGAGACTGGCAGGACTCTTGTTTCTGCATCTACACTTGATAAGGAACTTAAAGAAACATTAAAAGAAAAAACTCTTACTGAAAAAGCAAAAGCAGTTGGCAAATTGATTGCAGAAAGAGCACTTGCAAAAGGTATCTCTGAAGCCGTATTTGATAGAGGCGGATACCAGTATCACGGTAGAGTTAAAGCCCTTGCTGATGAAGCAAGGAATGCAGGACTCAAATTTTAG